The proteins below come from a single Cololabis saira isolate AMF1-May2022 chromosome 2, fColSai1.1, whole genome shotgun sequence genomic window:
- the lrp3 gene encoding low-density lipoprotein receptor-related protein 3 → MIRTPHEELEPEPQEEVMGVRGLQVPVLVLVLVLILLGLMGLRSALCAAVAVVTSNCPPLEELLPWLPLTAPPPPVCAGCSEQVEVHTERRGVIYSPSWPLNYPPGVNCSWRIQGNQGDVITISFRNFDVAESGRCSGDSLLLSPAWRSEARLCGSATPPPFISSRGRVWLYFHAQLNSSGQAQGFRLAYIRGHLGQSSCQPDEFLCGNGKCVPRIWRCNGQDECGDAADERGCSPPPTDFQPGVCPPGSLPCTEAQTTRCLPAGLRCNGARDCGDGSDELGCPDTACGRRLGNFYGSFASPDFFRAERGGGSELRCSWLLDTQDPKPIVLQLDLQLGPGDALHVYDGPVQSGEHLLQVLSHHNNRRPALLESSRGQMSLLYTAQPRSPGHGFNATYQVKGYCFPGERPCGSDQGCYSERQRCDGYWHCPSGRDEEACAACPDGEFPCEGGSDLCYAAAERCNNQKKCPDGSDEKNCYDCQPGNFHCGTNLCIFETWRCDGQEDCLDGSDERDCLAAVPRKVITAALIGSLVCSLLLVIALGCALKLHSLRSREYRAFETQMTRMEAEFVQREAPPSYGQLIAQGLIPPVEDFPVYNPTQASVLQNLRLAMRRQIRRHSTRRSTFSSARRRLGRLWSRLFQGGPRGRGRASSTDSPGQITLGLHSYRTVEERGPEGGAATGAGLGWDTGADGGPPGSCYSPGGGLQPCTPESPGTPLSPHSGDSPDEPSPVGSEDTGGPHSGPPTPFQSDSSGDRLLPTPPLASAPPCHYRQSRKLVLELAVNLKGVSLRRYSPLGPLSPLSPPVFPTSPQTQSNQPTPQASEVTSPSEPTTAGADGRFALSMPSREARSRDGRKRKRKSRLGRLGRAPSEEGGGPGTGAAW, encoded by the exons ctgttgccgtggttacctcTAACTGCCCCCCCCTGGAGGAACTGTTGCCGTGGCTACCActaactgccccccccccccccgtgtgTGCAGGCTGCAGCGAGCAGGTGGAGGTGCACACGGAGCGGAGGGGCGTCATCTACAGCCCCTCCTGGCCCCTGAACTACCCCCCCGGGGTAAACTGTAGCTGGAGGATCCAGGGAAACCAGGGAGACGTCATCACCATCAG CTTCCGTAACTTTGACGTGGCTGAGTCGGGCCGCTGCTCCGGGGACTCTCTGCTGCTGAGTCCGGCCTGGCGGTCCGAGGCCCGGCTGTGCGGCTCTGCCACGCCGCCGCCCTTCATCTCCAGCAGGGGGCGCGTCTGGCTCTACTTCCACGCCCAGCTGAACAGCTCCGGCCAGGCGCAGGGCTTCCGCCTCGCCTACATCCGAG GTCACCTGGGCCAGAGCAGCTGCCAGCCGGATGAGTTCCTGTGCGGCAACGGGAAGTGCGTCCCGCGCATCTGGAGGTGCAACGGCCAGGATGAGTGCGGCGACGCGGCGGACGAGCGCGGCTGCTCGCCGCCCCCCACCGACTTCCAGCCCGGCGTCTGCCCCCCCGGGTCGCTGCCCTGCACCGAGGCCCAGACCACCCGCTGCCTGCCCGCCGGCCTGCGCTGCAACGGCGCCCGGGACTGCGGCGACGGGTCGGACGAGTTGGGCTGCCCCGACACGGCCTGCGGCCGGCGCCTGGGCAACTTCTACGGCTCCTTCGCCTCGCCAGACTTCTTCCGGGCCGAGCGGGGCGGCGGCTCGGAGCTGCGCTGCTCTTGGCTGCTGGACACGCAGGACCCCAAGCCCATCGTGCTGCAGCTGGACCTGCAGCTGGGGCCCGGCGACGCGCTGCACGTGTACGACGGGCCGGTGCAGAGCGGCGAGCACCTGCTGCAGGTGCTGTCGCACCACAACAACCGGCGGCCGGCGCTGCTGGAATCCAGCCGCGGCCAGATGAGCCTGCTGTACACGGCGCAGCCGCGCAGCCCCGGACACGGCTTCAACGCCACCTACCAG GTCAAAGGTTACTGCTTCCCCGGCGAGCGGCCCTGCGGCAGCGACCAGGGCTGCTACTCGGAGCGCCAGCGCTGCGACGGCTACTGGCATTGCCCCTCCGGGCGCGACGAGGAGGCGTGCGCGGCGTGCCCCGACGGCGAGTTCCCCTGCGAGGGCGGCAGCGACCTGTGCTACGCGGCGGCGGAGCGCTGCAACAACCAGAAGAAGTGCCCCGACGGCTCGGACGAGAAGAACTGCTACGACTGCCAGCCCGGGAACTTCCACTGCGGCACCAACCTGTGCATCTTCGAGACGTGGCGCTGCGACGGCCAGGAGGACTGTCTGGACGGCAGCGACGAGCGCGACTGCCTGGCCGCCGTGCCGCGCAAGGTGATCACGGCGGCGCTGATCGGCAGCCTGGTCTGCAGCCTGCTGCTGGTCATCGCGCTGGGCTGCGCCCTCAAGCTGCACTCGCTGCGGAGCCGGGAGTACAG AGCCTTTGAGACCCAGATGACCCGGATGGAGGCGGAGTTTGTCCAGAGGGAAGCTCCTCCCTCGTATGGTCAGCTGATCGCCCAGGGCCTCATTCCTCCGGTGGAGGATTTCCCGGTGTACAACCCCACTCAG GCCTCCGTGCTGCAGAACCTCCGGCTGGCGATGCGCAGACAGATCCGACGCCACTCGACGCGGCGCTCCACCTTCTCCTCCGCCCGCCGGCGTCTCGGGCGCCTGTGGAGCCGCCTGTTTCAGGGGGGGCCCCGCGGCCGGGGCCGCGCCTCGTCGACAGACTCCCCGGGTCAGATCACGCTGGGGCTGCACAGCTACCGGACCGTGGAGGAGCGGGGGCCTGAGGGCGGGGCCGCAACAGGAGCCGGGCTCGGGTGGGACACGGGGGCCGACGGGGGTCCACCGGGGTCCTGCTACTCCCCCGGGGGGGGCCTGCAGCCCTGCACCCCCGAGAGCCCCGGGACCCCTCTGTCCCCGCACTCGGGGGACAGTCCGGACGAGCCGTCGCCCGTGGGCAGCGAGGACACCGGGGGGCCACACTCGGGGCCCCCCACACCTTTTCAGAGTGACTCCTCGGGGGACAGACTTCTCCCCACCCCCCCGCTGGCCTCGGCGCCCCCCTGCCACTACCGGCAGTCCAGGAAACTGGTCCTGGAGCTGGCGGTGAACTTGAAGGGGGTTTCCTTGAGACGTTACTCCCCCTTGGGGcccttgtcccccctgtccccccccgtGTTTCCCACCAGCCCCCAAACACAATCAAACCAACCCACCCCCCAGGCGTCAGAGGTTACGTCCCCCTCCGAGCCCACGACGGCGGGCGCCGACGGCCGCTTCGCTCTTAGCATGCCCAGCAGGGAGGCCCGGAGCCGGGatgggaggaagaggaagaggaaaagcAGACTGGGCCGGCTGGGCCGGGCCCCCAGCGAGGAGGGGGGTGGCCCGGGGACGGGGGCGGCATGGTGA